One Serratia liquefaciens genomic window, GGAACCAAAGCGCCGGTTTCCTTCGGTTGATAAGGGTTGCTGATGTCGTAGGCGCGAACGCCGGCATTTTGGTAAGTGGCGAAAATCAGCGTCGAACTGATAAAGCTGCCGGGACGGTTCTCATGCAGATTATGGGGCCCGAAGTGCGCGCCTTTGCTGACGTAATCGCGTTCATCCGGCTGCGGGAAGGTCGCGATGCTCACCGGGTTGGTCGGTTGGCGGATATCAAACAGCCAGATCAACTTTTCGCCGTCCTGCTGGTTGTCGAGCACCGCCTCGTCCAACACCACCAGCAGATCCCGATCCGGTAGCGGCAGTGCGGTGTGGGTGCCGCCGCCAAACGGCGGGCTCCAGTTGCGATGGGCAATTAACTGCGGTTGACTGCGATCCTTGATGTCCAACAGGGTCAGCCCCCCGTCGCGCCAGCTGGCATAGGCGGTATCGCCGCTGATGATCGCATGGTGCAGAGCGTAGCGCTTGCCCTCCGGCCAGTTGGGCGTTTCACCCCCGGCGCTGTGCATGCCCGGCAGCCACCAACGCCCGGCAATTTGCGGATGGCGAGGGTCGGCCAGATCGACGGTCAAAAAAATGTAGTCGCTATAGCCGTCGATCAGCGCCGAAACGTAAGCCCAACGACCGCCCACGTACCAGATGCGGTGCACGCCGATGCCCTCCAGCGCCAGAAAACCAATCTCCCGTGGCCGGTCCGGGGTGGAAATGTCGAAAATACGCATCCCGGCGCTCCAGCCGCGGAGATCGCTGTTAGATACGGTCTGGCTGATGGCGCGGGTGTAATAGACTTTTTCATCGGCGAAGCGGACGTCGGCAAATAAATCCCGGGCGTTAATCACCAGCAGCAAATCGTCATGCGTCTGTAAATGCACATTCCAGGTGCCGGCAGGCGCAGGGATAAAGCCGGCGGGCCGTGGGTGCTTCGCATCGCGCACGTCGACGATGGAAAACCCCTGCGAAACCATATGGCCGATATAGGCATAGCCCCGATGGACCATCACTTGCACGCCGTCCGGCCTGCCGCCCTGATCGCTGTGGCCGATCAGCCGCATATTGCGGCTGTACTCGGGCTGCTCAAGGGGTTGCGTTGCCATCTCCGCTCCTTATTTTTTAGCCTGTTGCGCTTCAAGCGTGGCGAACCAGGGGGCGATGAAATCGTCCGATTTACCCCAGTCCGGGATCACTTTCGCCAGAGAAGCGACGTTGGTGGCCTGCGGATGGCTGAGCAACAGGGCTTGCGGGATCGCCGCAGCTTTAAATTCATAGGTCGCCGGGGTTTTCTCGCCGCCAATTTTATTGGCCACCAGACGCAGGTTAACGGCGCCGATCAGCTTGGGATCAACCGCCACGCTGAGCTTCCAGGCGCTGTCTTTAGCGCGCATCAGCGCCAGATCCTGGTTGGAGATATCGATACTGTAGAGTTTGATTTCGGTGCGGCCATTCTCCTGCAGGGCCTTATAGGCACCCTGGCTAAACGCATCCCAGGTGCCCCAGATGGCATCGATTTTGCCCTTCGGGTATTTGGCCAGGATCGCGCCAATCTTGTTGGCCGTATCGCCCTGAACGTCAGAGGACACCGCACCGATGGATTCAAGCTCTTTAATGCCGGGCTGTTGTTTGAGCAGTTTCTGGTACTGCGCCTGACGCCGCTCCATGGGTGGGAACCCCGCGACCCATAGCTTGATGATATTCGCCTGACCGTTGAAATCTTTTACCAGTTGGCCAAATGAAAGATCGGTTAATGAAGCGTCGTCCTGCTGGCTGAGGGTCACGCCCGGAATTTCGCCCTGCACGGCGGTATCAAAGGCGGCCACCGCAATGCCGCTGTCGGCGATGCGTTTGAGCAGGGCGGTTGAGTAGGGATCGCGCCCCTGTGACAGAATAATGCCGTCGTATTTCTGGCTGATGGCCTGGTTGACGAAGTCCTGGAATTTGGCGTCGTCACCGTTGGTCAGGAAGGTATTGACCTGAAAGCCCAGCTTGCGGCCTTCCTGCACTGCTCCGGATACGAACTGCGTAGTATTGTCGTCCGAGCCCAAATTGCGGATCACCGCAATGCGGATCGGCCCCTGATGATTCGCTATCGCTGCCGGGATCGGGGCGGCTGTGGAGGCGGACAATGCGGGAAACACGGCGAACAGGCTTAGCGCCAGAAGTGAGGTGTTGAACAATTTCATTGAGTTTTACCCTGCATGGTTAAGCATCATTAAAAAGCGAGAGGACAATTCATCGTCACCATTGGGATGGCTTTTTATTGAAAGGATGAATTGTGGCAGCCAGTTTCCATGGCGGGCCGGCGGATGACAATGAACGAAAAAACATAAGCTAATGCAAAAGAGTATTAGTGATTGGCGTCCTCGCCCCTATGATGGCAACAGCAGATAAAATAAGGACTTGAGCATGAGTGATAACTCCATCCGCGTGGTCGCCGGCCCCGCCAACTATTTCGCTTACCCCGGAGCCATTGACCAGCTGGCGCAATTTTATTCCCCGCAGCAGCTGAGAAATGCGCTCTGGGTGTATGGCGAGCGCGCATTGGCGGCGGCAAAACCCTGGTTACCGGCGATATTCGACGATGCCGAGGCTCGTCGGGTGCTGTTTAACAGCCACTGCAGTGAGAGTACCGTGCAGGATATCGTGCGCCAGGCCGGCGCGGATCGGCAGGTGGTGATCGGCGTTGGCGGCGGTGCCGTGTTGGACACCGCCAAAGTGGTGGCCCGTCGCTTAGGGCTGCCGCTGGTGGCGATCCCGACCATTGCCGCCACCTGTGCCGCCTGGACGCCGCTCTCGGTATGGTACAACGACCAGGGGCAGGCATTGCGCTACGAGATTTTCAATGACGCCAACCATCTGGTGTTGGTAGAACCGGAAATTATCCTGCGTGCCCCGCGGGAATACTTGCTGGCCGGTATCGGCGACACCCTGGCAAAATGGTATGAAGCGGTGGTGCTTAGCCCGCAGCTGGAACGTTTGCCGTTAACCGTACAACTGGGCCTCAACACCGCACTGACGCTGCGCGACGTATTGCTCAATCAAAGCGAGGCGGCGCTACAGGCTCAGGCAGAAGGGCAGTTGCGTCAGGACTTCCTTAATGTGCTGGAGGCGATTATCGCCGGCGGTGGTTTGGTGGGCGGGCTGGGCGATCGCTATACCCGCATTGCCGCCGCGCATTCGGTGCATAACGGCCTGACCGCGCTACCGCAAACCGATGCCTTCTTGCATGGCACCAAGGTGGCGTACGGTATTCTGGTGCAGAGCGCACTGTTGGGGCAGCCGGAAACCGTGGCGCAGCTGATAGCGCTTTACCGGCGGTTGGATTTGCCGGTCAGTCTGGCAGCGTTGCAGGTGGATATTCATGATGACACGCAAATCAAACGGCTGATCGAACGCACCCTGCAACAGGGCGAGTCGATTCACCTGCTGCCGATTGCGATCAACGATTCCAGCTTGCGCGCTGCGCTTAACTTTGTGGAGTCTCAGAGCGCGTAACTGACAGGCCTGGGGGAAGCGGAATTTCCCCCGACCTGGGTTGCTCTGCATAGCCTGCCGCCGCCGCTACCGGCAGAGCTGTCGTTTACGGTACGTAAATGATCTCGAAGCTGGAGGTTTTATCGTAGTAGGGCGTCATGCCGCCATCGACGTAGAAAACCTGCAGATCATAATGATAAACCAGCTTTTTATCTGGATTAAGGATCAGATCCAGGGCCGAAACCTTGATAGTGACGTCATGATTGGGGTGGTCTTTGTTCAGCTCCAGGGTCTGGTTGTCGATATTGACCAAAATGCGTTTAATCGGACGCGGTCCCGACGGGTCATAAGCCGCACTGTCGCTTCTGAATTCAAGGGTTTTGTCGATATCCACCGGGGCGGACTGTTTGATAAAGTCGCGCACCTTGTCCTGATATTTGGCCTCCAGCGCCAACATCACCGGCAGATGGTCCGGATTGAAACCGATGAATTGCACCGCCAGATACCCTTTAAGCAGCAGGTTTTGCGGTGAGCGGTCGAATAACGCGTCCCAGATCAGCGCAAATTGCTGGGCGGGTAGCGTGAAGGAATCGACAATGCCGCTTTGCAGATTGATCAGCGCATTTTTCTCCTCGGTTTTACCCTCGGGCAACGCCAGCTGCAACGTCAGCGTGTCGGCATTGGCGAACGGCACCAGCCTGGCGTCCGCTTGCATTTGCGAAAACTGTTCTGTGGCGTTGGCAATTCGCCCCTGATTGACCTTGGGTAACAGAAAGTAGTCGAAGGTCACCTGGACTTCCCCCAGCGAGGTAGCGTGTTCAGGGGCGGAGAAAGAAATCGACAGCATGGGTTTGCCGTAGCCATCGGTGGCCAGCAGGAAGGTATCGGGCAGGTAGTAAAGGTAATTCTTGCGCACATAATCCTGATAGTAGTTGTACCACAGCTGTTGGTACTCCAGCGGCGTCAGGATCAGTTGCAGGCGCGGCGGTGGCGGCAGGATGCCCTGATAGATATACGGGTAGTAGTTTTCGGCAAAGTAGAAAATCTTGGGATCGGTGACGGTATTGGTAATGCCGTGCTCGGTTTTAATCGCGACCACCAGCGTGGTTTGCGCATCGTAGTCGGACAAGGCCCGCAGCAGGGCGTCACGCTGCTCCAGCCGCTGCAGATCAAGCTGCGCCTGGTAGCGGTTTTCCTGTGACGTCAGCAGCACCTGATCGAAGATCATCTCTTCGGCGCTGCCGAAGGCAGTAAAACTCAGCACCACATAGGGTATTTGCGGCACCTGACGGCTGAGCGCGAAGTCCAGTTTCATGCTCCAACTGGTGCCGTCGGTGCTGGTGGCAATCTGGTAGCGGGTTTCGCCTGAAACAACCTCGGTACAGACCTCGGCGGTCAGATCCTCCGCAGCCATGGGCGCAGCCCGTCGATAACGCAGCTGCTTGGCGGTGACGTCAGGAAACTGTTCGCGCGCATTCTGCAGAATAATTTGGTTCAGTGCCACCAGGTCATTGAGAAAGGTATTCATGGTTATCCTCAGTAGATTCGGTTTGGGCCAGCGTTCTGAATTGGTTCAGGCAGGAAGAGGTCCAGAGGAAGCGCCCGTCGTGCCGACGGTATAGCGGGCTTTCCAAGGGTTCCGCGGGCCATTGCCAGCGGGCCAATGCGTCAATCACGGGCGAGAGTTGCGGGATCCCCGCCTGTTTGGCGTACTCCAGGGTGGTGCGCCATTCGCCGGGGTGGGCGTAATAGGGGGTTAGCGTACTGAGCCGATCGTAACGGCCGTCGCTCCATTGCACCGCCTGATTCAGCATCTGAATAATGCGTCGGTAGGCCGGCAATACGGCACCGTTTTCGCTCGTCAGCGTATGGAGCAGGATCAGCGCGTTGGTATTCACACAGCAATCCAGTTGGCGGATGTCGTTGTCGTCCTTCATCCAGGTATAAAAACTTTGGCATTGTGCCCATTGGTGCTGTTCGGCGACCAGCCGGGGATCGACCCGGCGTACCTGATAGCCGTTCATATGTGAAATCGTCTGGCTGACCCGTGACAATGAAATGCGGCCAAACTTGTACAGCAGCTCGGTGATGATGGCGGTGTCGTCAATATCTGCGCAGATGCTCTGGTTCTCCATCCATCGCGGATGGGCGGCGCTGGGCCAAAACCTGAAGTGGAACGGGCGGGCCTCGCAAGCCAGCAAAAAATCGAGCGCTTTCTCAATAAACGGCGCGGTCTGCGGGGTGTAATCCAGGGTGCGCAACACCTGCGCAGTGACAAAAGCGTTTTCATCCTGATGCCAGCGTCCGTCCGGCGTTCGGACATGGGCGGCAAAGGCGCCGCTGGCACACTGTTGCGCCAGCAGTGTCGCCAGACCCGGTCTTCCTGCCTTGAACGCCACAGGGGCAGTTTCCAGCGGCAACGCCTCAAAGCGGGTATTTTGCGGACTGAAGGTGCAACTGGTGGCGTGATGCCCTTGCAGATCAACCGAAAAGCCGACCACGTTGAACTGCAGGTCGATCTGCTTATCCACCAGCTGTTGCAACAAGGGCAATGCCTGACCGTTTTGCGTCAACAAGGCTTGCAGCGCCGGGAATACGCGCTGGTTATCACCAAAGAAACTGGCTGCCATGGTGAACAGGGTAAAACTTTCCAGCTTGCCGTCTGGAGCGTAGACCAGGCTAAAACCGTAGGTGGTGGGTGGAAAACCCTCGTGACTCAAGGTTTGCTGCAGGGCTTGGTCCAGCAAGGGTTCCAGCGCAGAGAACAGCGCCTCGCAGCCAAAAAAGGCCATTACCGTCGCAATATCTGCGTGGGTGATGAGCGCGCTGTGCCACTGAAAGTAGTATTCGCGCGGCGAGGCCGGCCGCTCGGGATAATAGCCGGCCATCAGTAAAGATAAACCGGCTTGCCGACAGTCTTTCGTCGGGAAATCTTCCGCGTCGCCAGGCCAGGCGCAATCTTCAGGCACCTCCGAGTACACCTTGGTTTTAACCGCCTCCGGGGTATATTTTCGACCTAACCAGGAGCCGAACCTCAGAGGGAGAGCGCTTTGGCGCTGCATATGGCCTATCTCGGCAAAGCAACGTTCAGTATCAGGTTCAACAGGCGAGGCAGTGATCTTTTGGCTGTGTCGATAAAAAGCCTCGATATCGCGGTTTTCCGCGTAGCGAGGTAAAAAAGGATCCAGCGTACAGGCAAGCGCCAGCGGCTTTGATGACGAAACGGTGAACTCTAGCGGGCAACCGTTATAACCCAGCAGGCTGGTGTTAAAGGCGGCGGACAGGCAACCGGAAGCCAGGCGAGCCTGGCTGAAACGGGCGATCTCGGGCGCCAGCGTGGTCCGTAAATAGGGTGCTTTTTGGCACAGGGCGCTTACCAGGGCGTTCCATGCCGCTGGTAATACTGCATTGCGTTCGACCATCGTCAGTCACCTATGCCACGGCCGGGATAACGATGGCCGGTGGGTTTTCGCTGCCGTCTCGCGTGACGCTGTCACCGCCGACCAGCAGATAGGTGATTTTGTAATTCACCGTCCAGGGTTTCTCGGTCAGGCAGCGATACTTGAAGGTTTGCTCTTCGGTCTTATCCGAATTAAACAGGTATTTCTTGGTTTTACGGCTCTGCTTGTCGTCCAGATAAGTCAGTTCGACAATCACCTGATTGCAATTTTCCCAGGAGAATTTTCGGTCGAGGAAAATCGAGATCTCGTTGAAGGTCAACACCGAACCGGGATCCAGGTTCAGCAGGGTCGAGGCCGAAATCGACCGTGGCTGATAGCTGCTGCTGCCTTCCCAACCGGTGGTAGCAGCAGACTTGAAGGCATATTCGCTGTCGATCACAAAGCGTTCATTCGGGTCTCTACTGCGGGACATGACCTTGCTCCATTTACCGTCATCGGCAGTAAAAGGCTCGGAAGTATAAACCTGCTGGTTGTAACTGATTTTGAAGGTGGCGGCTTTAATGCCGTACTCGGCAAAGCCGTCTGGCCCCAGCACGGTGAAGTCGATTTTTTGGTAGAAAGGGTCGTTGACGTTAACTTCAATAAAGTAAGGCGGCTCCTTTTTGGCGCGCAGGATATCGCTGCCGATAAAGTTTTGCGGCACGGCAGATTGGCTGAGGGCTTTCGAGGAAATGTAGTTGAAGTTGAGGCTCTTGGTTTCTTCGATCCGCACCAGTTTTATCTCCAGAGAGGCACTGGGGAACAGCCCGCCTTTACCGCCTTCTTCTCCCTCTTTATTGCTCGAAATCAGCGAGTCCAAAATGGAGTCGCTGGCCGATTTGGCCTGGGTATTGCTGTCGTCATTAGGTTTGAGCGAGGCGGTAAAGAAGCTTTTCAGGATCTCTTCCTTGACGAATTGCAGCGCCCATTCTTTTTCTTTGGCTGCCTCTTCACTCGGCATGCTTTCGGTCACTTTGATGATCAATTTCTGATCCTGCTGCAACTTCTTGATCACGCTGTCAAATCCCAGCCAGAAACTGGCGGGGGTTTCTACCGGGATTGGGATATTGGCGCCGAATTTAAGGTCAAACTCCTTGTAGAGGCTTTCAAACTTGGCCTCGACTTCGACTTTTAACGCCGGGGTGATACCGGTAAAACCGAGGTTATAGGCCACGGCGGCCGGGGCCTGTGCCTTATTAAACGCGGTCTCGAGGATCACCGCCTGTTGCGGCGTCAGTTTGGCGCTGAAAATGGCGCTGTTATTGCCAAACAGGCTGGGGCACTGCGCGCTGATCAACTCGCCGTTGGCACTGCCCACGTCGAGCACAAAAAAGTTTACCGTACCTTTGTCATAGGGGACCTGCGCCTTACGGGCGGTTTTCGGATCAACTTTCAGTTTCCGCAGGTATTCGTTGAAGGCACTGTCCAGTTCGGCGGAATCGATGGCGGTATTCACCTCGAAGTTGAGGTAACCCCCTTGCTGGCCGGTGCCGTCGCCGGTGTACTTAATCAATGAAAAAATCGGTTTACCGTCTTTCTCTGCGATATGGATATCACCGGGTAAATACCAGAACTGATTGTCATCAGAGTCATCGGCAAAGAAGGTGATATTTTTGATGGTGGCGGTTTTTGCTCTGAGTAATAACATGGCGGTTCCTTAATTGAGGTTGGCGATATCGATATCGTCTTGAACGGTTGAGGTTTGGACGTACTCGGGTTTATCCCCTTGCCGGCCCGGTTGGTAGGTGAACCAGATCTCCAGGTCGACGCTAAGGCGTTGCGGATCGATTTGGTCGGCGCTGAACCGCTGGGGGGCGGCATCGGATTCGGTAAACTGAAAGACCTGCTGCAAGATGTCGTCATCCCCGGGCAGGTAGGCATAGCTGGCTGAAACCAGCACCATTTCGACCTGTTGCCAATCCATGTCGGCGGACAGTGTCAAGACGCGTTGGTGGTACAGGCTGGAGAACAGATACACATCCTGGCTGGTGGGTTCGCTCAATACCGCAGGGATATGGGGCGAATTGGCGGCGCAGCTGTACTCTTTGGTGACTTCAAACAGATAGAGGTCGGGGTTGGGCAGCATGACCGGATAGTTATGCTGCTGCGATGTCTCGCTAATCTGAAAACTTTTCGACAGGCTGGATGCCGGCAGCTTCATATGACGGCAGCGCAGGGTGACCAACACCGACTGGTACCAGCGCCAGTCAAATTGGCTGGCTGCCTTGATGACGAAATCATAGCGGCCATACAGCGACTCAATGTCCAGATAAACGTCATTCAATTCGGTTGGCAGAGGGCCGGAATTGACCGATCTCACGCCGCCCACCGCCTGGTTGAGATAGACGGTGAAGTCGTATTCGACCGGCCACAGCATTTTTCCGGTTTTCGGATCGGTAATGCTGGGTGACCTGAAGGTTTTAGGGCCGGTATCGTCCTTACGGAAGGTGAACTGCTTGTTGTCCTTGCCGTAACGCAAACGCACCGTGACCAGTTGGACGTTCGCATCCCACTCATCCGACAGCAGATGGACCCGAACTTCGCGGTGGGCGAAGAAGTCATCCTGCAGATCGCTCTGACCGATCACCCGATCGGCCTGATAGTCGGTACCGGCGACCAACTCGGCAAACAGTGCCTGCGGATAGAGCGAGCGTTTCACTACGGTGGTTTCGCTCAGCTTGCCGCTTAAACGTCGTTGATCAATATCCTCTACCGACAGCCGCTGCAGATAAAAACCGGGCTTTGGCTTGGCTTGTTGCGGCACATCGGCAAACACCGGGGTAAAAAACTCGCTGATCAAGATCTGCGTCAGTTCAGCCGCCGCCTGCGCAAAGTGGCCGTCGGGATCGGTGTCTCTGACTTTAATGGTCACGACTTTTTCGCTGATTAACCGCGACGAGGTTTCTTCTATATCGACGGAGAATATCAACAGGTTGAAACCGAATGACTCCTGCAGAAACTGATAAACCTGGTCCCAGCGGGCCTCCA contains:
- a CDS encoding LVIVD repeat-containing protein — its product is MATQPLEQPEYSRNMRLIGHSDQGGRPDGVQVMVHRGYAYIGHMVSQGFSIVDVRDAKHPRPAGFIPAPAGTWNVHLQTHDDLLLVINARDLFADVRFADEKVYYTRAISQTVSNSDLRGWSAGMRIFDISTPDRPREIGFLALEGIGVHRIWYVGGRWAYVSALIDGYSDYIFLTVDLADPRHPQIAGRWWLPGMHSAGGETPNWPEGKRYALHHAIISGDTAYASWRDGGLTLLDIKDRSQPQLIAHRNWSPPFGGGTHTALPLPDRDLLVVLDEAVLDNQQDGEKLIWLFDIRQPTNPVSIATFPQPDERDYVSKGAHFGPHNLHENRPGSFISSTLIFATYQNAGVRAYDISNPYQPKETGALVPAAPQRMMDTRPDRPQVIQSCDVFVDAQGIIYSTDYNGGLSIIEYLG
- a CDS encoding sugar ABC transporter substrate-binding protein is translated as MKLFNTSLLALSLFAVFPALSASTAAPIPAAIANHQGPIRIAVIRNLGSDDNTTQFVSGAVQEGRKLGFQVNTFLTNGDDAKFQDFVNQAISQKYDGIILSQGRDPYSTALLKRIADSGIAVAAFDTAVQGEIPGVTLSQQDDASLTDLSFGQLVKDFNGQANIIKLWVAGFPPMERRQAQYQKLLKQQPGIKELESIGAVSSDVQGDTANKIGAILAKYPKGKIDAIWGTWDAFSQGAYKALQENGRTEIKLYSIDISNQDLALMRAKDSAWKLSVAVDPKLIGAVNLRLVANKIGGEKTPATYEFKAAAIPQALLLSHPQATNVASLAKVIPDWGKSDDFIAPWFATLEAQQAKK
- a CDS encoding oxidoreductase, coding for MSDNSIRVVAGPANYFAYPGAIDQLAQFYSPQQLRNALWVYGERALAAAKPWLPAIFDDAEARRVLFNSHCSESTVQDIVRQAGADRQVVIGVGGGAVLDTAKVVARRLGLPLVAIPTIAATCAAWTPLSVWYNDQGQALRYEIFNDANHLVLVEPEIILRAPREYLLAGIGDTLAKWYEAVVLSPQLERLPLTVQLGLNTALTLRDVLLNQSEAALQAQAEGQLRQDFLNVLEAIIAGGGLVGGLGDRYTRIAAAHSVHNGLTALPQTDAFLHGTKVAYGILVQSALLGQPETVAQLIALYRRLDLPVSLAALQVDIHDDTQIKRLIERTLQQGESIHLLPIAINDSSLRAALNFVESQSA